One genomic region from Bos indicus isolate NIAB-ARS_2022 breed Sahiwal x Tharparkar chromosome 17, NIAB-ARS_B.indTharparkar_mat_pri_1.0, whole genome shotgun sequence encodes:
- the FZD10 gene encoding frizzled-10 has product MQRPGPRLWLVLQVMGSCAAISSMDMERPGDGKCQPIEIPMCKDIGYNMTRMPNLMGHENQREAAIQLHEFAPLVEYGCHGHLRFFLCSLYAPMCTEQVSTPIPACRVMCEQARLKCSPIMEQFNFKWPDSLDCSKLPNKNDPNYLCMEAPNNGSDEPARGSGMFPPLLRPQRPHSAQEHQLKDGGPGRAGCDNPGKFHHVEKSASCAPLCTPGVDVYWSRDDKRFAVVWLAVWSVLCFFSSAFTVLTFLIDPARFRYPERPIIFLSMCYCVYSVGYIIRLFAGAESIACDRDSGQLYVIQEGLESTGCTLVFLVLYYFGMASSLWWVILTLTWFLAAGKKWGHEAIEANSSYFHLAAWAIPAVKTILILVMRRVAGDELTGVCYVGNMDINALTGFVLIPLACYLIIGTSFILSGFVALFHIRRVMKTGGENTDKLEKLMVRIGVFSVLYTVPATCVIACYFYERLNVEYWKVLATQHKCKMNNQTKNLDCLMTTSIPAVEIFMVKIFMLLVVGITSGMWVWTSKTLQSWQNVCSRRFKKKSRRKPASVITSSGIYKKAQHPPKTHLGKYEIPAQPPTCV; this is encoded by the coding sequence ATGCAGCGTCCGGGCCCCCGCCTGTGGCTAGTCCTGCAGGTGATGGGCTCGTGTGCTGCCATCAGCTCTATGGACATGGAGCGGCCGGGCGACGGCAAGTGCCAGCCCATCGAGATCCCGATGTGCAAGGACATTGGCTACAACATGACCCGCATGCCCAACCTGATGGGCCATGAGAATCAGCGCGAGGCCGCCATCCAGCTGCACGAGTTCGCGCCGCTGGTGGAGTACGGCTGCCACGGCCACCTCCGCTTCTTTCTGTGCTCCCTGTACGCGCCCATGTGCACCGAGCAAgtctccacccccatccccgcCTGCCGGGTCATGTGCGAGCAGGCCCGGCTAAAGTGCTCCCCGATCATGGAGCAGTTCAACTTCAAGTGGCCCGACTCCCTTGACTGCAGCAAACTCCCCAACAAGAACGACCCCAATTACCTGTGCATGGAGGCGCCCAACAACGGCTCGGACGAGCCCGCGAGGGGCTCGGGCATGTTCCCGCCGCTCTTAAGGCCGCAGCGACCCCACAGCGCGCAGGAGCACCAGCTGAAGGATGGGGGGCCGGGGCGAGCCGGCTGCGACAACCCGGGCAAGTTTCACCACGTGGAGAAGAGTGCGTCGTGCGCGCCGCTCTGCACGCCCGGCGTGGACGTGTACTGGAGCCGCGACGACAAGCGCTTCGCGGTAGTCTGGCTGGCTGTCTGGTCCGTGCTCTGCTTCTTCTCCAGCGCCTTCACCGTGCTCACCTTCCTCATCGACCCAGCGCGCTTCCGGTACCCCGAGCGCCCCATCATCTTCCTGTCCATGTGCTACTGCGTCTACTCGGTGGGCTACATCATCCGCCTCTTTGCGGGCGCCGAGAGCATCGCCTGCGACCGGGACAGCGGACAGCTCTATGTCATCCAGGAGGGCCTGGAGAGCACGGGCTGCACCCTGGTCTTCCTGGTCCTTTACTACTTCGGCATGGCCAGCTCCCTGTGGTGGGTGATTCTCACCCTCACCTGGTTCCTGGCCGCGGGCAAGAAGTGGGGCCACGAGGCCATCGAGGCCAACAGCAGCTACTTCCATCTGGCCGCCTGGGCCATTCCGGCCGTGAAGACCATCCTGATCCTGGTGATGCGCCGGGTCGCGGGGGACGAGCTGACCGGCGTCTGCTATGTGGGCAACATGGACATCAACGCCCTCACCGGCTTCGTGCTCATCCCCCTGGCCTGTTACCTCATCATCGGCACTTCCTTTATCCTCTCGGGCTTCGTGGCCCTTTTCCACATCCGGAGGGTGATGAAAACGGGTGGGGAGAACACGGACAAGCTCGAGAAACTCATGGTGCGGATCGGGGTCTTCTCCGTGCTCTACACGGTGCCGGCCACTTGTGTGATTGCCTGCTACTTTTACGAACGCCTCAACGTGGAGTACTGGAAAGTCCTGGCCACGCAGCACAAGTGCAAAATGAACAACCAGACTAAAAACCTGGACTGTCTGATGACCACCTCCATCCCCGCGGTGGAGATCTTCATGGTGAAGATTTTCATGCTGCTGGTGGTGGGCATCACCAGTGGCATGTGGGTCTGGACATCTAAGACTCTGCAGTCCTGGCAGAACGTTTGCAGCCGCAGGTTCAAGAAAAAGAGCCGGAGAAAACCGGCCAGCGTGATCACCAGCAGTGGAATTTACAAAAAAGCCCAGCATCCCCCCAAAACCCATTTGGGGAAATATGAAATCCCCGCCCAGCCTCCCACCTGTGTGTAA